A genome region from Rickettsiales endosymbiont of Stachyamoeba lipophora includes the following:
- the hemB gene encoding porphobilinogen synthase — protein MYPTTRLRRLRNQPWLRDIVAENVITTDDLIWPCFITEGTNLLKAIPTLLDVYRYSIDQLLIKLEEAVELGIKAIAIFPSIDPKLKDEMGTEALNPDNLLSRAVKAIKNKYPELGIICDVALDPYTTHGHDGVLNDQELVDNDRTIEILTKQALNLVQAGCSMVAPSDMMDGRIGAIRHALDQQGFYDIPILAYAAKYASGLYASFRDAVGSSSTLQKKDKKHYQMNPANAREALREIELDIREGADIIMIKPGTLYLDIIARAFDNFNTPIFAYHVSSEYAMLKFAAANNALNYNKTLIETMICFKRAGCSGIISYAAIDVAKILKLGETL, from the coding sequence ATGTATCCTACCACTCGTTTAAGACGACTTAGAAACCAACCATGGCTACGCGATATTGTAGCTGAAAATGTAATAACTACCGATGATTTAATCTGGCCATGCTTTATCACAGAAGGAACAAACCTTCTAAAAGCAATCCCTACCCTTCTCGATGTTTATAGATATTCGATTGATCAGCTGCTGATTAAATTAGAAGAAGCGGTAGAACTAGGCATTAAAGCCATTGCCATATTCCCAAGCATTGATCCAAAGCTGAAGGATGAAATGGGCACTGAAGCTTTAAATCCAGATAATTTACTTAGCAGAGCTGTTAAGGCCATTAAAAATAAATATCCAGAATTAGGAATCATTTGCGATGTAGCGCTTGATCCTTACACCACCCACGGTCATGATGGAGTGTTAAACGACCAAGAATTAGTGGACAATGACCGCACGATTGAAATTTTAACCAAGCAAGCTTTAAATTTAGTTCAGGCCGGATGCAGCATGGTAGCGCCTTCTGATATGATGGATGGTAGAATTGGTGCTATTCGTCATGCTTTAGATCAGCAAGGGTTTTACGACATCCCTATCCTTGCCTACGCAGCCAAATATGCCTCAGGACTGTATGCAAGTTTTAGGGATGCAGTGGGATCAAGTAGCACTCTACAAAAAAAGGATAAAAAACATTATCAAATGAACCCGGCAAATGCTCGAGAAGCATTAAGAGAAATAGAATTAGATATCAGAGAAGGAGCAGATATTATAATGATAAAACCTGGCACTCTTTATTTAGATATTATAGCACGAGCATTTGATAATTTTAATACACCTATTTTTGCCTATCATGTCAGCAGCGAGTATGCAATGCTTAAGTTTGCTGCGGCTAATAACGCACTAAATTATAATAAAACCTTGATTGAAACCATGATTTGCTTTAAACGTGCTGGATGTAGTGGCATTATATCTTATGCTGCTATTGATGTTGCAAAAATCTTAAAACTAGGAGAAACCTTATGA